One genomic segment of Montipora foliosa isolate CH-2021 unplaced genomic scaffold, ASM3666993v2 scaffold_440, whole genome shotgun sequence includes these proteins:
- the LOC137989110 gene encoding uncharacterized protein, giving the protein MALILCRVNRLNVFPLEIGIRDGRRHGNYPRTVLIIDAVEIRVESPSSLDMQSVCYSSYQGTITMKGLVGLSLTGALGFLSDLYTGSISDKELTKMSNVIHSRHLGDDVMADKGFDIQDDFAAKCVTVNIPSFLKKKKFSRDEMEQNKKIASLRIHVERCIERMKNWHIFDKRVPITLAPIASDIFIVIGALTNFLPPLID; this is encoded by the exons ATGGCGTTAATTCTTTGCCGAGTGAATCGGTTGAATGTGTTCCCCTTGGAGATTGGAATCAGAGACGGAAGAAGGCATGGCAA TTACCCAAGGACAGTTCTTATTATTGATGCTGTCGAAATTCGAGTAGAGAGCCCGTCATCTCTTGACATGCAGTCAGTGTGTTATTCTTCATATCAAGGCACAATTACTATGAAAGGTCTGGTTGGTCTTTCACTCACTGGTGCCCTAGGATTCTTAAGTGACCTGTACACTGGAAGCATAAGTGACAAGGAGCTAACCAAAATGTCCAATGTAATTcactcccgtc ACCTTGGCGATGATGTGATGGCAGACAAAGGCTTTGACATACAGGATGACTTTGCTGCAAAATGTGTGACTGTAAACATACCCtcatttctaaagaaaaaaaagttcagCAGAGACGAAATGGAGCAGAACAAGAAAATCGCCAGTCTAAGAATACACGTCGAGAGATGTATTGAAAGAATGAAAAACTGGCATATATTTGACAAACGAGTTCCTATAACGCTAGCTCCTATAGCTAGCGACATTTTTATTGTCATAGGAGCTCTTACAAACTTTTTGCCACCTCTCATTGATTGA
- the LOC137989112 gene encoding scavenger receptor cysteine-rich domain-containing group B protein-like, which yields MSKIKEKFKRCLSVLLVLDELEETEDRASKRDLRLVGGTKRSEGRVEIYHNGVWGTVCDDEWDIKDAQVVCRALGFFSAIAAPHRARFGQGSSTIWLDDVDCAGFERSLKDCGNRGWGTHNCAHTEDASVECSDLRLVGGTKRSEGRVEIYHNGVWGTVCDDEWDIKDAQVVCRALGFFSAIAAPHRARFGQGSSTIWLDDVDCAGFERSLKDCGNRGWGTHNCAHTEDASVECSMAPVVYVSPQYQTVAEGETSNISCKASGVPQPKLSWKFENGELPTDAVITNTSNPSLLLLPKTAKSMEGWYQCIAKNEAGEESSNSTLHVLGTEMI from the exons ATGTCGAAGATTAAAGAGAAATTTAAACGTTGTTTATCAGTGTTATTGGTGCTTGACGAGCTGGAAGAAACCGAGGATAGAGCAAGTAAACGAG ACTTGAGACTAGTAGGAGGAACTAAGAGGAGCGAAGGACGAGTGGAAATATATCACAATGGCGTCTGGGGAACAGTTTGTGATGACGAATGGGATATAAAAGATGCTCAAGTTGTTTGTCGCGCACTTGGGTTCTTCTCTGCCATCGCTGCTCCACACCGAGCTCGTTTTGGGCAAGGTAGCAGTACAATATGGCTGGACGATGTAGACTGTGCGGGATTCGAGCGCTCTTTAAAAGATTGTGGGAACCGTGGATGGGGTACACACAACTGTGCTCACACTGAAGATGCGTCAGTCGAGTGTTCAG ACTTGAGACTAGTAGGAGGAACTAAGAGGAGCGAAGGACGAGTGGAAATATATCACAATGGCGTCTGGGGAACAGTTTGTGATGACGAATGGGATATAAAAGATGCTCAAGTTGTTTGTCGCGCACTTGGGTTCTTCTCTGCCATCGCTGCTCCACACCGAGCTCGTTTTGGGCAAGGTAGCAGTACAATATGGCTGGACGATGTAGACTGTGCGGGATTCGAGCGCTCTTTAAAAGATTGTGGGAACCGTGGATGGGGTACACACAACTGTGCTCACACTGAAGATGCGTCAGTCGAGTGTTCAA TGGCTCCTGTAGTTTACGTATCGCCACAATACCAGACTGTCGCTGAAGGAGAAACATCCAACATTAGCTGCAAGGCGAGTGGTGTACCACAACCAAAACTATCgtggaaatttgaaaatggagAGCTTCCTACGGATGCTGTCATTACAAATACTTCGAACCCGTCACTTCTTCTGTTACCAAAGACTGCAAAGAGTATGGAGGGATGGTACCAGTGTATAGCCAAAAACGAGGCTGGTGAAGAAAGTTCCAATTCTACTCTTCATGTATTAG GCACagaaatgatttaa
- the LOC137989108 gene encoding myosin heavy chain, clone 203-like gives MSVNGRGSTDEDLACLKKKLNTADDNDDAIEMLEDTQQEPSLLEIETILIDIQIQLSSITKDNLELRNEIKQLKNLVRNQGNDLDELRKSVNFNDNDINQLKQSIKKVGDEKKQLQDKVLTANNSLNATREKLQQQVEESRHLEEELDKLEQYSRKNSLEIHGVPQDAYTSTEHVVISG, from the coding sequence ATGTCAGTGAATGGCCGAGGCTCAACTGATGAAGATCTAgcatgtttgaagaagaaattgaacACGGCGGACGACAACGACGACGCCATTGAAATGCTAGAAGATACACAACAAGAGCCAAGCCTGTTGGAAATTGAGACTATTTTAATCGATATTCAAATCCAACTATCCTCTATCACAAAGGATAATCTCGAACTAAGAAATGAAATCAAACAGCTAAAGAACTTGGTGAGAAATCAAGGTAATGATCTAGATGAGCTGAGAAAGTCGGTGAACTTCAATGACAATGACATAAATCAATTGAAGCAATCTATAAAGAAGGTAGGAGATGAAAAAAAGCAATTACAGGACAAGGTACTGACTGCAAATAATTCACTCAACGCAACCAGAGAAAAACTTCAGCAACAGGTAGAAGAATCTCGACATTTAGAAGAAGAACTTGACAAATTGGAGCAATATAGTCGAAAGAACTCGCTGGAAATACATGGAGTGCCACAAGATGCCTACACTTCCACAGAACACGTAGTTATAAGTGGCTGA